The genomic window GCCGTGCGCCGGGCATAGTGCCGACGGGCGATTTCAGTCCAGGCCATCGTGTACTCCTTCGAATCTTCGCAAATCCGAAGGAATCATAACCTGTTGAAATCACCCACCTCTTTTTGAGGCAGCCTCTAAGAGCGTGAAAGACTCATTCGATCGTTCGTTTGTATGTGCAAGCCCCATAGAGCCCGTTCTAGATGCTCGACGGTCCACGCGCTATTGGCATCTCTTCAACTTCCCAAAGTTCGGAAAGCCTGACGACGCAGCAACATTCCAAAGAGATCTCGAGGCTCGTCCGGATCGGCTATTAGGTCGAGTGGGCTGCTGTGGCGTGATCCCTCAACGCGGTCGCGGACGTAGCGCAGCGCCGAAAAATCCTCGATCGCAAATCCGACGCTGTCGAAAAGCGTGATTTGCTTGTCGCTCTTTCGGCCGACGTCCTGGCCAGTCATTACGCGCCAAAGTTCCGTCACAGGATGATCTGGCGCGAGTTGCTGGATCTCGCCTTCAATCCGGGTCTGTGGCGGAAACTCCACGAAAATATCCGAACGCAGCAAGATATCGCGGTGCATCTCGGTCTTGCCTGGGCAGTCGCCGCCGACGCCGTTGATGTGGACGCCGGGCCCGATCATATTGTCGCTCAGGATCGTGGCGTTGTGCTTGTCGGCCGTCGCTGTCGTAATGATATCGGCACCTTCGACCGCCTGTTCCGCAGAGGTGCACGCCTCGATCTGAAACCCGAACCGCTGGAGATTGCGGCTGCAGCGAGCGGTTGCCTCCGGGTCGATATCGTAAAGCCGTATCCGATCGATATGGAGCAGCGCCTTGAAGGCGAGCGCCTGGAACTCGCTCTGGGCACCGTTGCCGATCAGCGCCATCGTGCGCGCATCTTTACGCGCCAGATATTTTGCCGCGATCGCGGAGGTTGCGGCCGTTCGCAAGGCCGTCAGGATTGTCATTTCCGACAGCAGCAGCGGATAGCCGCTATCGACATCGGAGAGCACGCCGAACGCGGTCACCGTCTGGCGTCCCGACTTCGTGTTTTTCGGGTGGCCGTTGACGTATTTAAAGCCGTAGAGGGTGCCGTCGCTCGTCGGCATGAGTTCAATCACGCCGTCCCGCGAATGCGAGGCGATGCGTGGAATCTTGTCGAAGCTTTCCCAGCGCCGGAAATCTTCTTCAATGTAGCCGGCCAGTTGAACAAGGAAGTTCTCGATCCCGGTGCTGACCGCCAAATCCATCATGTTTTCAACACTGATGAACGGAACGATGTTGAGGTTGACAATTGCTGGCATCTTTTGGCCCCCTTTATTGGTTTGATAGACTGCCGGACGAGCCCCGATCACACGGGTTCGGCCGTGATCGCGTACCCGGTAACTACCCGTTTCTTGAGCGTGGGCAGATCCAGCGGGCCGAGGTCTTTAAGCAGGTCGTTTTCTTCGGAAAAGTCGCGTCCGTAGCAGGCGCTTAAAATTCGCACGCCGCTTTCATGCAAAGGCGCCGATACGCCGGCTGCTTTTGCCAAATGCAGGGTGGGGATCAGACCAAAGGGAACGTCTTCGAGCACGTAGCGAGTATCGAGGCTCTTCGGACCTGCCGGGTCGCTTCCGCGCTCGACCAGGATCGATGATATTTCTGAAACCGATTGGCCGGATATGTCGAACGATAATCGGAAGTGATCGAAGGTGGATCGGACCGTCTTGCCGAAAGCGGACGCGATTGCCAGCCTCTCAAGATCGAGCGCTTCCAGGAAGCGCCCGACGGCCGGGGTGACATTGGTGTTCTGACCCCAGTCCTCAGCGCGTTCGATACGCGACAAATTGCAAAGCGCGATTCCCATATGGTCCTGGGGATTGAGGTTGCTCAATGCGATCGTGAGGATGTCGTCCTTAACGTCGAACCGATCGCCGAACAGACCGACGCATGTTTCGTGCGCCCGTCCTGCGAAGCGTGCCGGTAGGGTCGCCATATCGACCTTTGCCCGGATGGCACCGATGTTGAACGTATCCGCTGCCCGCGGCTTGCAGGTCAGCACAGTCGTGCTCCATGCCGTGATTGGAATCTCGATTCCACGCTCGGCCAGCCCCTTGGCGAGGTAGAGCGCCGCAAAGGAAAGATGGGCGCTGATGATCACCGAATGACGTGCGCTGAGGTGCGGCAGAAGAGCGTCGAGAACAAAGCGGTGACCATAGGCTGGCAGTGCCAGCACGATCACATCGGCTTCGGCCAATTCCTCGGCGTTCGTGCAGATGTGCGGGTGGAACTCCATGCTGATAGCACCCGTGATCTTCACCGGCGCGCCGGCAGAGAAATCAGTAGTTCTTTCGCGTGAACGCGACCAGATCAATGGCTCATGGCCATTCTGTAAGAGCAACGCCGCATATCCAATGGCGATCGATCCTGCTCCCGCTATTCCAACCTTCATCTTCTTCCTCCTTGTTTCGAAGGGTTGTCTCGATGCGAGAGGCAAACCTCGATCGCTCCGGGCCACACCCAGTGGTCAAAATGCTGTTGTCACCCGGTCGAACACGCGCCTGCCGAACAGGCTCGCGGCAAGATCGGTCATCAGTCGGGCCGTACGTCCTCGCTCGTCCAGAAACGGATTGAGCTCCGCAAGGTCGAGCGAGGTGACGAGACCGCTGTCATGGAGCATCTCCATGATGAGGTGTGCCTCTCGGAAAGTCGCCCCGCCCGGAACCGTGGTGCCCACCGCCGGCGCAATCCCGGGATCGAGGAAGTCGACGTCGAGGCTGACGTGCAATCTGCCCTTGGCCTTGCTCACGCGGTCAAGAAAGACGCCCAGCGGGCGTACGACGCCTTGCTCGTCCAGAACCCGCATGTCGGCGACTTCGATACCGATCTCGGCAACCCGGCGCCTTTCTTCCGGGTCGACCGAGCGAATCCCCATCATGGATACGTTGCGGGGATCCACAGGCGC from Rhizobium tumorigenes includes these protein-coding regions:
- a CDS encoding NAD/NADP octopine/nopaline dehydrogenase family protein, whose protein sequence is MKVGIAGAGSIAIGYAALLLQNGHEPLIWSRSRERTTDFSAGAPVKITGAISMEFHPHICTNAEELAEADVIVLALPAYGHRFVLDALLPHLSARHSVIISAHLSFAALYLAKGLAERGIEIPITAWSTTVLTCKPRAADTFNIGAIRAKVDMATLPARFAGRAHETCVGLFGDRFDVKDDILTIALSNLNPQDHMGIALCNLSRIERAEDWGQNTNVTPAVGRFLEALDLERLAIASAFGKTVRSTFDHFRLSFDISGQSVSEISSILVERGSDPAGPKSLDTRYVLEDVPFGLIPTLHLAKAAGVSAPLHESGVRILSACYGRDFSEENDLLKDLGPLDLPTLKKRVVTGYAITAEPV
- a CDS encoding ornithine cyclodeaminase → MPAIVNLNIVPFISVENMMDLAVSTGIENFLVQLAGYIEEDFRRWESFDKIPRIASHSRDGVIELMPTSDGTLYGFKYVNGHPKNTKSGRQTVTAFGVLSDVDSGYPLLLSEMTILTALRTAATSAIAAKYLARKDARTMALIGNGAQSEFQALAFKALLHIDRIRLYDIDPEATARCSRNLQRFGFQIEACTSAEQAVEGADIITTATADKHNATILSDNMIGPGVHINGVGGDCPGKTEMHRDILLRSDIFVEFPPQTRIEGEIQQLAPDHPVTELWRVMTGQDVGRKSDKQITLFDSVGFAIEDFSALRYVRDRVEGSRHSSPLDLIADPDEPRDLFGMLLRRQAFRTLGS